DNA from Desulfovibrio porci:
GCCGTTGCGGCGGTTGCGCTGGGAGCGCGTATTATTGAAAAGCATTTCACTCTGTCACGTGCTGACGGCGGGCCGGACTCAGCCTTTTCCATGGAACCGGAAGAGTTCTCGCAAATGGTCAAAGACATTCGTGCAGCGGAAAAAGCGCTTGGCCATGTCAATTATTCGCTAACGGAAAAAGAAGAGGAGAGCATCATATTTCGCCGCTCTCTGTTTGTGGTCAAAGACGTCCGCGCTGGTGAGTCCTTCACACCGGAAAACGTGCGTTGTATCCGTCCGGGATATGGGCTGCATCCACGGTATTATGACGAGATTCTTAACAAAAAATCAACACAGAACATTACTGCAGGCACCCCGTTGACATGGAAGCACCTCTTACAGACCCATGAATAACCGCTAAGTGTCATGCTCCAACAGGTTAATTTACCCTGTCTTCGGTCAGTAAGCTGACTTAGTGCGCAAAAGAACACCTTAGATCATAACGATACAAAATTCCTTGCAATTAGTCGTCCGAGTCTTTCGGTTCGCTTAAAAAAACCTGTCCGCTTTTTTCCGCCAGCCACTGAAGATATTCAGGATAATGGCGCCGCAGCAACTTCAGGGCGTTTGCCTCGGCCAGGGCGTAACGCCGGGGACTCTTATTGCCTGTACCCACCCAGTGTTTCAGGTAGCTTTGAAGCTCAAAATGCCTGGCGCTCAGTCCTAGGGCGTGCATATCCCTGAACCAGGGCACGCTGATATCCAGGCACGCGGAACCGCATTGCTGGAACGCGCCGGGCGGAAACGACGGACCGAACGGCGCGCAGTGCGGACGGGTTTTCTCCAGATCCAGCAGACAGGCCCATTCATTGATCCGGCATTCCGGCAACGGCCAGGGCCGACGCTCAAAGCTATCCGCGAAGCCCTTGTCATATGGCCGGACAAAAATACCGCGTTGTCGCGCCAAGGTGTACAAGCTGCGCAACGCCGCGTAACCCGGCTGAAAATCCGCATAAGACAACGGCCCGCACGCAGCGCATCCCATGACTTCGCGCGTCAGTTCCTCCCGGTGGGCCGGGCAGTTCCAGCACTGCCCGAGCAAGCCCACGGCAAAGGCCTCGCCCATTTCCCGCAGCATGGCACCCAGAATATCACGGAGCACCAGAACGTCATTGTGCATCAAAAAAAGCTTGCGGCTTTGACTGCGCTCAAAGGCATACTGGTAGCGGATACCCGAACGGTAGGCCGCATCGCCGAGACGTGCCGGATCAACTGCCTCGCGGGCCAGCCAGAAATCCGGCTGAAAAACCCGGCAGCGCTCGCCCAGGCGCTCCCGCAGATAGTGGGCGATATAATAGGGCGCAATCGCATCATACCGCGAACCGTACGGCTCGAATTGCAGCCAGATCACGCCCACATGCTCCCCGCTGTGCTTGAGCAGCGACAGCAGGGACAAGGCGGTCTGAAAGGGTTTGGCAAAAATATTGACCGCCACGTCCACGGTTTCGGGCGTTCCGGGCCTTTCAGCGACCCCGGAGGCGGCTGCGGAGGGCGTCAAATTCTCGGCCATGCGCAAGCCTGTTCCCTCACTGCCGCGCAGCGCCGTCAGCGCCGCCGGACGCCTCGCCCTGTTCCGTCCCGGCAATCTCTCCTTCCCCGTCGGCGTCCTCGGCCGGGGCGTCAACGGCCCGCCGCACGGCGTCTTCGGGCAACCGGGCCAGTGCGGACACCACGGCGGGATCAAAACCGGGATCCTGGGAGAGCAGACGCACCGCTTCTTCCGGGCTCATGCCAGCCCGGTAGGAACGCGTGCTGACCATGGAGCAGAAAGCGTTGACCACAGCCAGAATACGGGCGTTGGCGACAATTTCGCCGCCCTTGAGCTGCCGGGGCTGCCCCGTGCCGTCCAGGCGCTCGCCCATCTGGTAGACAGCCTCGGGCACCGGCAGGCTGAACTGAAGATCGTGCAGCACCTTGAAGGCGTATTCCGGCGCGCGCTGGACCTCCCGCTGTTCCTCAGGCGTGAGCTTGCCCTTCTTGCTCAGAAGATGATGAGGCACAAAAATCTTGCCCACCTGCGAAAGCCGCGCGGCCAGACGCAGGGTTTCCTTGTCCTGATCCGGCAGATCCATACTGGCGGCCAGCAGTTCCGAAACCCGTTCCATCTTCTGCGAATGACCGATCAAATTGACGTCCACACTTTCAATGGCCCGCACCAGAGCAACGATAATGCTGGCCTGGCGCTCACGGGCGGCCTCGGCCCGGCGACGGAACTCCGTAATATCCTGGAAAATTCCCACACAGCCGCCCTGCGTGCGCCCGCCGTCTCCCTGATGATCCTCAAAGGGGAAAAGCGTCACGCGGTAAAGACGCGCTCCGTCAGGCTGATCCAGGGGAATTTCGATACTGTCCATACGGCCGCTGCGGCTCACCACTTCCATGCCCCGCATCAGATCCGAAGCGGCCTTTTCCGGCAGTATGTCGGAGAGGACGGCATTGAGCATTTCTTCTTCATGTCTGGCCGCCATCTGGCAGAAAGCCGGATTGCAGACCTGCACGCGGCCATGGCCGTCCACCAGCAGCAAACCGGCCTGCAGGGAAGCGTTGATGCTGTCCAGCATCAGCTTCTGCTGGCGGATCACTGTGTACAAATGCTGAAAATGGCGGGCCGTGGCCCGGTGCGAGCGGCTGACCATGCTGGCCCAGATAAACGCCAGCAGCAGGGCGACGCCCAAGCTGCCCAACACGCCCAGGCCGTAGATCTGGGTGGCCTGTCCTTCCAGTTGGGCATCCACCAGCGAGGCCGGCACTTCCAGCACGAGGCACCAGTTCAGATCCGTAAGCGTGCCGCCCAGAGAGTAGACTTCCCCACCACCGGTCAGGGCGCTGCGGCGCATGAAGGGAAGGCTCATATCCGTACCCGGCTGAAAGGCGGCCGGCGCGAGAACTGGCTTGCCGTCACGCAAAAGCACCACTTCCATACCCGAGGAGGTACGATCCAGAATGCGCGGCTGAAAATCCTCATGCTGGTCCGGGTTGCGGGCCAGAAAATCGGCCATGGCTTTTTCCACGGGCACAGTGAGCAATAGAAAAGCCACAGGTTTGGGATCGCCCTCGCCTAGAACCTCATAGAGCGGATCAACCATGTCCATAACCAGATTGCCGTTCAAAGCGCGCACCGGTCCGAAGGCAAGCCCCCTGTCCGCACCGGCCCGGCCCACCAGGGCGGTCTGGGCCGGGCTGAGCGGCCCGCTCCCGGACGGAGCCACCAGTAAAGCGCCGTCCGGAGCCACGACGCGGGCGGCCGTCCAGCCTCTGCGGCGCACAAAATCCTGGAGAATATCACGCATATAGGAGAGCTGCTCAGCCAGAGAGCGCAGGGCTTCGTCATCGCTCTGGGTCGCCTCGGACGCGGCAAGCCGTTCCTGTTCCTCAGGCCCTAGGCCGCGCACATCGGCGGCAAAGAGACGGAACATTTCCGCCGCGCTGATAAAACGCGCCTGCTCCACCAGTTTATTGCGCCAGACGCGGGCCGATTCCAGAGATCTGTCCACCCAGGCCTGCTGGATATCACGCTGCTTGTTCAGAATCTCCTGCGTGCTGTATTTGAGCTGGAAATTACAAAGCACAAAAGCCACTGCGGCCACCAATACAAAAAACAACAGTCCCACGCTCGCCACAACGGTTTTTTTCATGCGGTATTGTCTGGCTGCGGCCTGTGCGTTCATTTCCTGCAATTCCATATCAGTCACCTTATTTCAGCTTGCGGCCTTTGAGATGTGCCCAGCGCCCGAATTCATTGACCGAATACTGGGGGCTGTAGTGGCCGAAGCGCGTATGGGACAAAACAACGTTGCTCAGGCTGTCAAGCACATAAGCATCGTTGTTCATGTACACCACCAGTACGGCATGGGCCATGTTGCGGATCGTATCGCGAACCACCACGATACGCATAGTTTCGGGCGGAATGCCCAATTCCTTAAGCGTAAAATACTTGATAATGGAATAATCTTCGCAATCGCCGGATTTTTTCAAAAATTCCGCGGGGATTTCCCAATAATCCGCCTGGCCCCAGTTTTCGATATCCTCGCGATAAGGCCAGGTGTTCCAGAAAGAATTGACATAGCGCAGAAGGTTCATGGGATTTTTGCCCTTGGCTTTTTCCTTGAACTGCGCCCAGGTCACCTTTTTGTTGAAGTGCTTTTCCGGTATGAAAATGGGATCTGCCTGATTGCGCTTGAGCAGGTCCAGCCAGGCGGGCAGCGAAGAAAGCGGACGCTTGAACTCCACCGTACCGAAGAGTTTGATTTTCGGCACGGCAACAGCGGCGGTCGGAGATGCCGACGCTTCCGCGGAAGGGAGATCGTCCTTGTCCGGCAGGACGGCGGGCGACGGCCCTATCGTATCGGCGGAAACAGGCCGCCCCACGCGCGCGGCGGCCGCGCCTTCAGGGTCGGAAGGACCGGAAGCGTCCGGCGTCGCGGCGTCTGAAGCGGAAAGCGCCGGGGCCGCATCCTCGGGCGTCGAAACCGGCGCGGCGCTGAACGCTGATTCGTCCACCCGCTCCAGCACACGGGGGCGCTCGGAAACCCCGCTTTCGCCTCCCGGAACGGCTCCGGGCGTGATGTCGGCGGCAAAGCCAAAGCAACCGACAACCGGCAACAGGCAGACCACCGCCACGGCCAGCGCGAAAACGCCGCCGCGCAGCCGCCGTTGCCACGGTCCGCCATGCTGTAAAAATGGGGGCATGCGCACCGCCCGCTCCTGCTGGAACATCCTCTGCCAGAACCGGCGGCAGTAGAACCACCGGACACCGCCTCACCCAATACGGACCAAGGGAAACGTCGGCCCTTCTCTTTCTGTGCAAAATCAAAGACTGCCGCTTTTTTATATATACGGTGCCCAGTCCGCCTTGTCCAGACAGGAAACGGCTTCACACCCTCCGGGCGGAGCAGCGGCATCTTGCCGGCCGGTCCGGAAAACGTCCTGTTTGGGGACGAACGGCCATGCGGGACAGGGAAACACAATCGGTGGAAGAGATAAGGAGGATAGAAAGGGTTTTCACCGGATGGCCTTCTGCTCAGGATATCCCCGTAAACAACCGGGACGAGCGTGGACGGCAGCCTGGAAGAGATATATTGTGATTTTGTTGCGCAACCGTCACGAAAACGCTGAACATGCCGCCCAGACTGAGGCCGTGTGTTTCCCGCGGCAGGGAGGAAAGTATGACCGACGACTTCAGCGTAATTGTAAGATGGTTGAGCGGCGGTTGAGTTTGCGAATCCGACGGAGCTTTTTGGAATTCACTTTTCAGAGCATGTGCTGCCCCGGCTTATTCAAAAAATCTGTCGTTGGCTTGTACACGATCCCGGAGTATTGCGACGTGACATCGGCACGGGGGGCGTCAACGCCCCCCGCCTCTGCCGAAATACTGTCTATTCCGGCTTGATCCCCTGTCCCGGCGCGGCATTGACCGCCTTTTTGCGCAGGCGGAACCGCGTGTGCCGAAGACGCGCGGGAGCATGGTGGGGTTCGCGTGGCCCATGACCTCGGCCACGGCCTTGACGTCCGCCTCGTACTCCAGCGCTTCGGTGAGCATGACGTGTCGCAGGCTGTAGGGCGTAATCCTGTATTTGGGTGATGCCATACTGCCTCCTTCATACAGAGCTTTACGGCAACATTCCTCCACCCCTTCCCCGCAGCCGCCGCCTGCTTTTCCGTTCACCTGAATATCAGCCCGCCTTGCGACGCTACCGATTTGCTGGTAGGGATTGAGAAATCATGAGCCTATTTATCCTTACACTCGTGTTATCGTCCCTTAGTGGCGTTTGTGCCATCAATTCGCAGTAACGCTCCATAGGGGTTTTCCCGCTGTGGGCACTGGGGGGACGCTCCCAATTATAGTAGTGCTGCCATTCAACCAGAAGCATATCAAATTCGGGCGATGACAGGTCGATGGTGCTGTAGAACTCAATCTTATCCGTTTCTTGCGAGCGCTCGACCTTCCCGTTCAAACGTGGCGAGGCTGGCTTGTTCGGACGAAACTTGATTCCATAGCGCTTTAGGCGCTCTTGGACGATAACGGCAAAAAACTCACGGCCGCGATCCGTCTGTATGCGTTGAACGGGAAAGGGCATTTCCTCAAGGACGCGATCAAGGAAATCCAAGGTATTGTTCGCAGTCCGGCGGGCATAGACCCGCAAGACACGATAACGGGTACAGTCGTCCACGGCGGTATATTAATACAGGCCGGGAGCAATTTTGCAGGTATCCATTTGCACCCGCTCACCGGGAATCGGGCGCTGGTAACGTGTGAAGTCGCTTTTGCGGCGATATGTTACCAGAGGCTTTACCAGATGGTGGCAAAAAACCAAAGGGCAATACAGACCCGTGGCGGGAAGTTCCCCTCAGGAAATCATTGTTATCACTTGTCCGACAATGGCATGATGAGGACACGGAACATGGATTCGAGTATGTGGTTACATACAAAGGAAAACAGGTGGCCCATATTCGTCACGCATGGCGTTGGGCCTTAAAGCGCGCTGGTATTACGCGTCATATCCGACCGTATGACTTGCGGCATGGGTTCGCTACAGAAGCCATCGCTTCAGGTGCGGATTATGGCACAGTAGCGGTTCTCATGGGGCACAAAAGTCCCATGAGGGTTCTTAAGCATTATCAGCACGTCAAAAATAACCAAAAGAAGTCGGTCATGGAGAACCTGCCGCAACCGTCTTTGACAGGCAGCCTCATATGACCAATTTTTATATGACCCAAAAACAGGGGCTACGGCGTCATGCCGTAACCCCTTGACATATTTGGTAGGCAGTACAGGACTTGAACCTGTGGCCCCCGCCTTGTAAGGGCGGTGCTCCACCAGCTGAGCTAACTGCCCGCAAATCGCAACGGCCTATAGATATATGGCAGGGGACGGCCGCTGTCAATGCGAAGGCTTTTCGCCGTATTTCAGCGGCTTTCCGGCCAGCGCGTCCATGTCCCC
Protein-coding regions in this window:
- a CDS encoding HD domain-containing phosphohydrolase, with the translated sequence MELQEMNAQAAARQYRMKKTVVASVGLLFFVLVAAVAFVLCNFQLKYSTQEILNKQRDIQQAWVDRSLESARVWRNKLVEQARFISAAEMFRLFAADVRGLGPEEQERLAASEATQSDDEALRSLAEQLSYMRDILQDFVRRRGWTAARVVAPDGALLVAPSGSGPLSPAQTALVGRAGADRGLAFGPVRALNGNLVMDMVDPLYEVLGEGDPKPVAFLLLTVPVEKAMADFLARNPDQHEDFQPRILDRTSSGMEVVLLRDGKPVLAPAAFQPGTDMSLPFMRRSALTGGGEVYSLGGTLTDLNWCLVLEVPASLVDAQLEGQATQIYGLGVLGSLGVALLLAFIWASMVSRSHRATARHFQHLYTVIRQQKLMLDSINASLQAGLLLVDGHGRVQVCNPAFCQMAARHEEEMLNAVLSDILPEKAASDLMRGMEVVSRSGRMDSIEIPLDQPDGARLYRVTLFPFEDHQGDGGRTQGGCVGIFQDITEFRRRAEAARERQASIIVALVRAIESVDVNLIGHSQKMERVSELLAASMDLPDQDKETLRLAARLSQVGKIFVPHHLLSKKGKLTPEEQREVQRAPEYAFKVLHDLQFSLPVPEAVYQMGERLDGTGQPRQLKGGEIVANARILAVVNAFCSMVSTRSYRAGMSPEEAVRLLSQDPGFDPAVVSALARLPEDAVRRAVDAPAEDADGEGEIAGTEQGEASGGADGAARQ
- a CDS encoding transglutaminase-like cysteine peptidase; the encoded protein is MPPFLQHGGPWQRRLRGGVFALAVAVVCLLPVVGCFGFAADITPGAVPGGESGVSERPRVLERVDESAFSAAPVSTPEDAAPALSASDAATPDASGPSDPEGAAAARVGRPVSADTIGPSPAVLPDKDDLPSAEASASPTAAVAVPKIKLFGTVEFKRPLSSLPAWLDLLKRNQADPIFIPEKHFNKKVTWAQFKEKAKGKNPMNLLRYVNSFWNTWPYREDIENWGQADYWEIPAEFLKKSGDCEDYSIIKYFTLKELGIPPETMRIVVVRDTIRNMAHAVLVVYMNNDAYVLDSLSNVVLSHTRFGHYSPQYSVNEFGRWAHLKGRKLK
- a CDS encoding site-specific integrase, encoding MASPKYRITPYSLRHVMLTEALEYEADVKAVAEVMGHANPTMLPRVFGTRGSACAKRRSMPRRDRGSSRNRQYFGRGGGR
- a CDS encoding tyrosine-type recombinase/integrase, producing the protein MLPEALPDGGKKPKGNTDPWREVPLRKSLLSLVRQWHDEDTEHGFEYVVTYKGKQVAHIRHAWRWALKRAGITRHIRPYDLRHGFATEAIASGADYGTVAVLMGHKSPMRVLKHYQHVKNNQKKSVMENLPQPSLTGSLI